TCTTCTCAAGATGAGAGGACGTGGCCATATCTGGGCTACTGGAAAATTGTTTTCACTGGGCACTTTTCATGGCACAAAGTGGCCATGCTTTCTGGTCATTTCTTTTGGAGGAGCACTTGGTAATTTATTCAGCCTATGAGAGGAATGGGGCGTGGCTCCGGGTAGCATCAACCTCTCCACATCAACCAGTGTCACCATCAGGCTGAGACCCAGGGCCTGAACTGCCTTCCTTTCTCCTGAGTCTGAAAGGTGCCCACCGCAGaccagctgaggaggaggagccaaATGACCTCACCATCTCCCTGGCTGTATCCTGAGCAGCTCCTGAAGTGTGAACAAAGGTGTTTCCTATTCCTCCCTCCCTGGCATGACAGCTACAAGTTCACCTTGCTCCTCTTGactcctctctgtctctcccttttaGCCTTCTGCCTAATACATGCCTGGCTGAGTCACTAGGACAAATCTAGCCTTGCAACACTCTGCTGCGAGCAGTTTAGCCAGCTACCCGCCATACCGAAGCTGGCCGGGTCTTAATAAAAACTTTACCAGCACAGACTGGCCAGAGGAAAACAATAAGCTTTAGCCACACATTTTCCAAGTGGGGTCAGTGCATGGGAGTGCTTAACTGGCTCATGTGCCATGGTCTTCCAGCAACTGACCAGCAGCCatcagacagaagctgcattttcctcctcttttgcttttcttttctcactCCTGCTCTGTATGTGTTTGTCTTAAGGTGAAACTTGCCACACATTTCATTAAATCCCAGGGGAAGTCAGCTGGATTCTTGGATCTAGCAGGGACTGACTTGTGCGGGTAGCAAATGTGTCTGTGCAACCTGTCTATCTGCGCTGGGCTGAGGGGTCAATTTCAGGAGAATTTTCAACCCTTTGTTATCGTGGGAGGGTTCAAGGAGGATTCTGCAGAGCAAAGGAAATCTGAAGAAAAGCCAATATGTGACTGTGGATTGTGCAGGGCTCCAGCTCCCTTGAGCTCTGCAGTTCTCCCCACAGAGATGTGGGAGGCCCCTGGGCACAACAGGAGTTGGACTTTTGCAGACTATGCACAATTCAGAGTTTAACCTGTGGGAATGGGGAAAGTTATGAACATAGGGGGAAAGTCAGCACATAGacctccattccagagggcaCAGCCAAGCATCCCAGTTGTTTAACTCTTTTGTGAACTGCAGGAAGAAAATCTGCTTCTTCTGTGAAGTTccctgcaagagagagagagatggctggATGCCTCCTTGACCTGCTTTCTAGCTGCGAGCTGAGGGAGTTTGCTGTGTGTGCGTGGTGTGTCTGTTTCATTTGCATTCATTTTTGGAAATATGGGACAAGCGATACAGCTCTCAGTTCAATGGGCTTTGTGTTTGGTGGATCCTAGATTTTGAATGGGGCCTTATGTATCTTTGGTACTAAAAAACTTTTTGAGAAGGACTGTTAAGATCTCAGGCAAAGCTCCTACCTCATACTCCTTGCGAGATCTGCCTAACAATACTGTCAGGAAATTTTTCTTTGGCAGTAACGAGATCATTTGGCCCCATTTCTACAATATCTGCCTCCGGAGCTTAAATAATCAACTACGTTCACTTCCTGATGTACCTCCTGGCCtcccacccctggctcctgccATTCCTTAACTCATTATTAATAGACTGTTCAACAGAGAACTGAAGGAGAGACAATGAGACTCAGGAATACCCAATGGCAAAGCTGAGGCAGAAACAAGTTTATTTGTAATCATGCCAGAGGCTCCATTCGGGCCTCAGTATAAGGTGTGCAGGGATCTGGAGAGTCCAGACACAGGGATCTGGGTCAGCGCTGTCCTCGGGATGCCCTCAGCCTATCCATGAAGCAGAGAGTTATGctggaaaaataaaaagtgatcAGATGCACCATGAGAAAATCTTGCGCTGTACAAACTGAGCTGCCCTTGGCCAGGCTTTGCAGAAAACCAGGAGAGCCCAGCTACTGGTCTGGCTTGGGTTACAAGGCTCTCCTCGGCTCTGTGCTGCACAGGACTGTGTCTTGTATAAGGATGAGCAATTTCTCAGTGCAACCCATTAGGGGCAGCCATACCCTGACAGCCTCTGTAATGTCCATGGCAGGTGACAGCCTAGGCACTGGGCCCAGGCGGTCTGGCTGGCTGGACCTGATTATGTATGTGCTGGAGAGCTGAGCTTATAACGAATGAGCCCTGCTCACAAGCCAAGTCTGCTGCATGCGTCCTCAGGATCCCGCTATTACAGAATTCACAGTGGGAGAGgatcttctcccttcccctcctggcagggcccccccagcccccgctctcaTGCTGGCCTCCTTCTCCTTGTGTCTCGCACTACCAgctctgctgcctcctcccagcTGGCCTCTATATGGGGTTAGGGTAAAAAGGGGGTGTCTAAGAGGCCATTGGATTTGAAATCTAATCACGTTCAGGTTTAGCATCAGCTTAAGTCCAGCGTCCCAGCGTGACGAGTGCTGGGGAAGCTGGGAAGCCAAGGGCACAAGTCCCTCACAGCTAAAGCAGCATGTTCTGACCCTGGGCATGAGCTCTGGTCAGTGCAGTGCTCTGTGTCTGCAGCCCAGAGCTGTAGTTCCCTTTCCATGGGCAGGCGCTCCTCTAGCCCAGCTGGAGCAGGGTGTGATCTCACCGCAGAGCTGTATTCACATGACTGATGCGTTAGGAGAGATGGGTGCCATTCTGAGGCGAAACACAATCTTTCCCACAGCCGGTGTCACAGCACTTCTGGTTTTCTGGACACTTGCTGTCCTTTTCACAGCGGTTAGGAGGATCAACCATGGGACAAACTACAGTGATGGCTGGACAAGTCCCAGGAGTCTCTGCAACAGAAGAAATTAATGGTGTATAAAAAGCATCCCTGGTTCACTGAACATCAATATGTGGTGCCCCCTAGCTGACCTTATGTATCTCTCCATCATGCATTCTCTGTCCTGCTGGATGGGTGCACAGGAGAGGCCGTCATATTTGCCATAGTAGAGTACTGTGCTCAGTAATGCTCCTTGTTACTTGGTAACTCTCTGATAAAACAGCCTGGCCTTTGTTCTGGCCGCACTGAAGGCCGTCTGTGTCAGGTCTGTGGGTGTATGGGGGCCACGAACCCAGTGCTCTCCCCACTGGGCAATATCTTCTCTGATACAGAGCCAGTGGAATGACTTTATGCCAGCCCTCTTCACAGCTGCTGGCCTAGGTGTGGCTGGAGAAGGGACAGGTGAATTGAGTGCTATTCTTGGCTTCCCTGTGCTGCTGACAGATGGCACCTGATGGGCCACTCTTGCATATGCTGGGTCAACTCCTCTGCCTTTAAAATCCAGGAGGGACTAAGGTGGGAGCGAACCACCCGATCCTCCTCATCCAACGAGCTTTGCTGAGCTCAGATGAAGCCCAGAATAGGGCATCTGAGTGCTGAATGGTCCTGTGAGTGGAGACCTGCCACCTGGAGATGAGGGGACTGGAGAACAATGAACCCAGGGAGGACTGGATTCATCCCCCTGTACACACATTTAACCCCAGCATCCAGGTACCAGGGGAAGTTATTTAGTTCTACACCACCCACAAACTCATAACCCCACTCAACCCACACTGCTCCTCTCACTCAGTGTCTGGTTCTCACCAAGCCCTCTGGATGGGGTGACAAGCTGTCAGCTGGTGGAATTCCTACTCTAAGTCCACTTGGATTTTTCTGTCTGTTGAAATCCCCAAAGGTGCCTGCCCAAGATCATTCCATATCCTGCAGACAAGCCTGGCTCATCAGGATGGGGGAGAGACTTCCGCTGCACGAGACCCTAAATGTCAACGTGAGCATTCTCACTTACCTTCTGCTGGTTCCACGCAGCGCATGGCACAATGGCAATAACAGCACTTCTCCTGCTCTTTGCAGTCAGAATCGGTGGCACACTCATCAGTTTCTGCCTGAACGCACCTTATGTAATCCAGCGGGCAGGTTCCAGCTCTCGCTGTAACAGAAAACAGCCACGGTATGAACACTGTGCTATTGGCTGCAGGGATTGTTGATGGAAATCCACCCTGCAGtgtcaaactttttctttctgaggcccccctcaacatgctacataaactccacggcccagctgtgtcacaataactggttttctgcataaaAAAGCCAGtgctggcgttagggggtagcaagcagggcaatcgcctagggccccacaccacaggggcccccatgaagctacaCTGCTCACACTTCATCTTCAGCCccgggtgatggggctcagggacctgggcttcagccccatacaGTGGGACTTTGACTTTCTGCCCTTGGCCCCAGCGGGTCTAATGCTGGtcctgcttggaggcccccctgaaacctgctcaagcTCCCCTAAGGGGGGcccggacctctggttgagaactactgacctAGCAGGCTAGAGGCAATGTCCTTCGCTGTCCTGTGAGGATCAGAATTCAAGACTTGAACAAAAGTTACTAGTCAGAACACAGGGCTATGCTGCCTAGCTCTGGATGCTGCTGCTTTCAATCTGCAGGAGTGACAGGGAGGGCCATTGTGAGCCAGGTCCTTTGTGATGGAGCAGAACAGAGATGGGAATGTGAGTGCTCCTCTGTCCACGGCTGCAATCACTGCACTAGCTGTCCACCAGGCACTGGACCTAGTCTGAGGTCCTGGTCTTGATTTTTCAAGGCTCTTGATGGACTGAGCTCTCTCAGATACCATCTCTCCTTCCGTGGCCAAAAGCTAACGCACAAGCTGCAGTCAATCCTCAGGGATGATTTTCATCAATAAAGCTGAGACTAATAAGTGTGGGGAGCCATCTCATGGCAGTAGAGTCCCCTCCCACAAGAGCTAATGCATGGCCACAATCCCTGCGGCCTCAGAACAAAACCAAGGACCTATCTCGGTCTATATGTAGAACGTCTGTTTGGATTTAGGTGTGTTTATTAGCAGAGTTGGAGGATTCGTGttttatcggtaaatgtcggtaaacgttgatttcactgcacacacacaaaccaacacaaATATTTTCATCAACAATAATCAAAATATACAGATGGGCAAAGTCAGAAAAATGAGAGCTTGAGAGCTGATTAGAGTTTGACTTAGGGATATTCACTTtggatattttgacatgtgatgttgacaatttgtgttttaatggttataaggCTTTAATTTTTTCACTCTCAGTGTCTATTCTCATGAAATAATTATTGGCTGAACCACCCTTAATTTTCTAcaactgtgaaaatataaatagATACAAATTGAAaataatacttaaaaataaacatcaatgttATCCgtcaaaattatacaaaaagaaaattgaaatctGCCAAGCCAATTTATTATGTGCTCAGATATGAAGGTGAGGAGCACAATATAACTATCACAATGTGTATCTGTCTTAAGCTTTTCTATAGTTCCTCTCATCATGGTACCTTGGCATTGTTCGATAGAGACACAGAGGAGACCGACAGATGGGGAAAGATTTCTGGGAGAACTAGTTTAGTTAAGAAAATAATTCCTCCCCTTCCTTACTGGAAAACCAAGATTGGGAGAGAAATGAGTTCAGGCAGAGATGGGTCAGCCCATGGACACATTGAATTCCAGACCCTTGCTACCCAGGGGAGTTAGTTAGACACCATCCACCACTGTCGGTTTAGACTAAATGCCACAGAACAGGGAGTTTTCATATCTACCCCATGGATTGGGCAGGGCTCAGGGGTCGGAGCAAAAACAAGGGGCTCCTCCTTTCCTTGGTCTAAAAAGCAATTGTGAACCCAGAACATTGGGTGCAGCCCTCAAAGCGTTAAAATCTGTCCTTAAGCCTGATTGGCAGATCAGGCCCCAATGTTTTGGGCACAAAGGCTGCAAATAAGGCAAGCATTGCCAAGTAAGTTTCCAAATAGGACATCTTCAGCTGCTGCCCTGGAGGGGTCACAGTATAAGGACCCCTGTGGAGCCCCTGCTCTCTGCTTTCCAGTGGGATGCAGCCTGCTGCCCTCTGCCCCGAGCCAGGCCTGGAGACAGCCATGCTCTGTACTAACCTCGCTTCTGCTCAGTGGCCACTGGCAGCTCCGTCCAGAGGGTCAGGAGCcccatgaggaggaggaggaggatgcccactgacttcatggTGCTGTCGGAGAGCTGGGTCTGAATGCCCTGAGCTGAGCCAGCTGTGATTTAaactctcccagggctggggttgggaggaggggggagtgcTTGGGGGCCTGCCAGCATTCTGCCCTTTCCTTGTTCATTCCACAATCAGGTTCACATGTCTGTCCTGACCattcttggggaaaaaacaaaaaacgaagCCCTACCATGCTGCAAGGGGAGTTTTTACATTACTCCACAGCAGCCTGGCCTACGCCCTTTGGCCCTTTCTGCACCTGCCTGACATTAGCATGATCCTGAAGCATTTCAAGCAGCAGTTTTCCCTAGGTGCGGGGCACAGACCCATCGGCCTGGTATTTCCTTGCTGAGTTACTAAAGCTGAGCATTTAATGGCCAGCAGAGAGCCAGGCATTGTTGGGCCCAATTCATCGTTGCCCAGTGGCCCCTTTGTGCCAAGCTCTCCACAGGACAAGAGGCAACGCCATCCGTGGCAGAGCCAGCCTTGCAGCAGCCCAGATGCTGGGGAACTCCTGAGGGCGGGGGGATGGAATTGACCTGGGAGCAATGGGGTCACTGGAACTTTCTTCCTTGTCAGTTTATCACTGTCTGAGGTTGCTGCTGGTCAGTGCAGGCCCATCAGGTTAGCCAGGCATGGCTGTATGGGAGACTCTCAGTACCTATGTGACGGATTGGGATGAGTGTTTCTGAGGCCTTCGGAATAGGGCCATGTGCCCAAGAAGCGCTGCACTCGGCTGATTTTCTGCTGCTGTTGGTTTGGAGCAGTTTGTTACTGATTTGTGTTTGCACCCAGAGGCCTGTGCAATGGGCCTTGGCTTCAAATGCTGCTAAACAATCTATGGGAATGAAATGGTTCACGCAGGGGGGGTATGTGAGTAATTAGCTGAACCAGATTCTACAGCTTGAAGCCTGGGAGCTGCCAGCCATGACGCCTGTAGTGCTGACAAACTCAGGGAGCTGTGTTATTTCTCATGGTGGGTAATTCCTGTTGCTGCTTTTCTATGAATAGCTGGGTGCTGTTGGGTTGTGGTCTCCCCTTGGCTGAATTGTTTGAAGCAGGTGAAGGGTGGCGGGAATGTCATGGTAACTTAGAAACATGTCAGGAGAGAACCACAGAGTGGAGTTAAAGAACTGGGGGGAGCAGCATTTGTGTGGCGTGATGGAATGGCTGAGCAGGGCCTTTTAAGGCTTCTGGTGAGGATACCCAAGTGTtagagcagcagagcagggtcttCCCACACTGAGAAGGAAGTGGCCCTGGGAAAATCGTTTGGAAGTAGGAATCCCTCTGGCTGCCCGCAGGGTTTGAATTTTGCACTGTCTGCATGAGCCTTtactacttgagctaaaggattATCTCCTTTACCAACGAGCTGTAGCCTGCTCATTAACCTCTAAGGGAGACCAGCCACTAGCCAATGTTCCTCTCTAATGGAGGTAATGTTTTGATTGGGCACTTTTGATGAGAAATGATTGGCTCTGGTTTTGGAAAGTCCTTTTCTCGGGAGCACTTGGCAGTTCACTCAGTGTGGCAGGGGGCTTTGGGCACTGTCACACCCACCCCGTCACACAGCCTTGCCATCCTGTTCACTGCTGCCATGTGCTGGGACCCAGGGATTGACAAGCCCAATGTGAggcctttttttctctttcatcctGAAAGATGATGTGACCTGCTCTGGAGAGGAGCGGGAACTAAATGATATCACCCTCCCCATAGCTGTGTCCTGATCATCTCTTGAGTTGTGATGTGATTCTACTGTTCAGACGGTTCCTCTGTTTGGGGCAGTTTCCACCCCCTTCTACACTCTTTCCTATTTTTATCTTTTTGGCTTCTGTCTAGTAACAGTTGGGCTTAGCTGCCAGGTTTAATCGACTGACCTGCAGATATCAGAGACATCAGCTGCAGACTTTCTAGCAatgattttttcctttaaaagtctATGCACATCTCATGAACAGCAGAAGATTTGTGACAAGCACAATCCAATCCCTGGTACCAGAACCCCCGCAAGCCCAAAGGCTGTTAATGTTTTGGCTGGAAGAAACAGGGTGCCTTATAAATTCTACCATCCAGGAGCCCCTGCCAGATCCACTCATCTGAGAAAACACCAGCAATTGTGCAAACAGTCAAACCAGGAGAACCCCCACTGAGCCCGGAGTCACACATTGCTAGTGAAGCAATTGAGGAAGCTGCAAGGCTGGCCaagaaaagagaaagaacaaGTGCTTCTGCaggaacaagtttgtttataacTGAGCAAGACTCTCGTTAAACCTCATTGTATGGTGTCAGGCACAGAATGAGCACAGATCACCTGGTCCCAGCTAAAGATTCTGCTCTCCCCAAGCCACACCTCCCCAGGCAATGAGCGCAGGAGGGGAAAGTCCCATTTCCACATCCCAGTGGGGCTGTGGCTGATGTTGCTCAGGGGAACCAGAGTACCAGGCCATCCCATGGCCTTGCCATGCTGCCTGGGCAGCGTCTGAGTCTGCAGGGCAGCCCCCCTGAAAGACAGTGTGTGAGACTGGGGGAAATAAAGGGACAGGTGTTAAGTTCATAGACACAGTCACACTTGGCATTCTGATAAGTACGCTGGGGAAATGCGGGCTTGGCAGAACAACCATTAAATGGATATGTAAtgggttaaacaactgcaaacagagtaactattaatggaatgatgtcagattggagggaggtctcataTGGGATTCCACAGAgttctgttctgggtctggtattatttaacatctttattaatgacctggatgtaagAATAGAGACATGCTGCTCacatttgcagatgagacaaagctagaaggggttgcaaacactttggaggataaagCTAAAGCTCAAAGCGCTCTTTATAAATTAGAAAACTGGGCAATGGACAACAAATGAGATTCAACAAAGAcgaatgtaaggtgctacacatAGGGAAGAAAAGCAAAacgcacaaatacagaatgaggaacaactggcttggcagcagcactgctgaaaaggatctgggagttgtggtggatcacaacctcaacatgagtcaacaatgtgatgctgctacacaaaagcaaatgcaattttgggttgcagtAACAGAGGCAGAGCACgtaagtcacaggaggtgatagtattGCTCTACCTGGTGGTGGTTAGGCcggagctggagtactgtgtccagttttggtcaccaatttATAGAAagtaggactgtcaattaattgcagttaactcatgcgattaactcaaaaaaattaatcataatttaaaaaattaaccgcgattaattgaaatttattaaatattttggatgtttttctacattttcaaatatttgatttcaatttacaacacagaagacaaaatgtatagtgctcactttatatttttattacaaatatttgcattgtaaaaatgataaaagaaataatatttttcaattcacctcatacaagtactgtagtgcaatctctatcatgaaaacgcaacttacaaatgtagattttttttgttacataactgcactcaaaaacaaaatataaaacttcagagcttacaagtccactcagtcctacttcttcagacaatcactaagacaaacaagtttgtttacattaacagGAGATAAGgctgcccatttcttatttacaatgtcacctgaaaatgagaacaggtgtttgcgtGGCACCACAGCATTGctaggtatttacgtgccaggtatgctaaacattcgtttgccccttcatgctttggccacaaTTCCAGAGGCcatgcttccatgccgatgatgctcgttaaaaaaataaggcATTAActgaatttgtgactgaactccttgtgggagaattgtatgtctcctactcagttttacccgcattctgccatatatttcatgtcatgGCAATCTTGGATGAcaacccagcatgttgttcatttaaagaacactttcactgcagatttgacaaaacacaaagaaggtacctgtagtggggtggtcatcCATTCCGGCCCTGATggggttaaaacagcccaggGAAAGGACTGCCCCGGGGGAGCCAAAGGCTAGGttgatggggaaggcagccacagctggggccatgccccaatcaggccacagctggccctataaaaggctaTGAGCCAGAAgctcaggcagtctctctctagctgtggagagagatgggcctggctgcctgggagctgagcagggcacctagagtggagcagggctggggaaaggccaaaggagctggggagctccagcctggaaaaaccccaggctgcaggcctactAAAGGCCGGGAAAGGTACTGGGCTTGCAGAGAGGCAGCCCAggggtaggcaaaggcagcaggtctaaaCCCCACTTgctgatgagtggccattacactgcagtctgccccagggaatgggggctagatgatgactggcagtagccactgaggcaagggggGGATAGAggattgggggttccctggggtggggagacccagagactgtgggggcaCTGCAGAGGGCAGGACCCTGAggtaaggggcaccagggtctgggagggacatgggggcctgaggcaagtgggacaccagcctgcagagggtgctccggaggctggagagctaattcccaggatgaccagcggGAGGCGCTGCACTGGTGAGTCTTGGCCTTGCTACAGTACcgatatgagatttctaaaagtagctacagcactcgacccaaggtttaagtatcttaagtgccttccaaaatcggaGAGGGGCAAGGTgtagagcatgttttcagaagtcttaaaagagcagcagtcTGGTGTGGAAACTagagaacccgaaccaccaagaaagaaaatcaaccttgttggtggcgtctgactcagatgatgaaaatgaacatgtgtaggtctgcactgctttggatcgttatcgagcagaacctgtcatcagcatggaagcatgtcctctgtaaTGGTGGGTGaatcatgaagggacatatgaatctttagtgcatctggcatgtaaatatcttgcgacgccagctacaacagtgccatgcaaatgccta
This portion of the Chelonia mydas isolate rCheMyd1 chromosome 13, rCheMyd1.pri.v2, whole genome shotgun sequence genome encodes:
- the LOC119567870 gene encoding WAP four-disulfide core domain protein 12-like, whose amino-acid sequence is MKSVGILLLLLMGLLTLWTELPVATEQKRARAGTCPLDYIRCVQAETDECATDSDCKEQEKCCYCHCAMRCVEPAEETPGTCPAITVVCPMVDPPNRCEKDSKCPENQKCCDTGCGKDCVSPQNGTHLS